In Chitinophagales bacterium, the following proteins share a genomic window:
- a CDS encoding T9SS type A sorting domain-containing protein produces MKLLFTSICLLALSATAFGQYSFPLVFDQTTGPKNPVGTDTVYGTVLSSVPVVPDGQYYTWDLTTVQLASYKYYAKFSAATNFANANFANLAYVESAGVTYETNLMFSIDATGIKTQGERIDRQAFSLAAQGGAPTDSLVVLKQDVIYSAPQVQMPYPCTIGTKWNSTSNSSTNMTLSYKLPSPLPPLTNAPAQRKSITTSTNEVVGWGFMRIKRPSDGKPCGAEAVLEVKTTLSVKDSLYLNGAPADPLLMQQVGLTQGQTNTVYQKSFYRWNEMLPMVNITFTDATFATMKDVNIHPQRLRYPDNVDDIAPAAMAQVFPNPGNGNFTVRQPEAVNGTWTYNITDITGKTVSTGTLKQAETKISLKGSVAPGTYIMNIAKNGTSVSGHKLEIQ; encoded by the coding sequence ATGAAACTACTGTTTACTTCTATTTGCTTATTAGCTCTGTCAGCTACCGCCTTCGGGCAGTATTCATTCCCTTTGGTGTTTGACCAGACAACAGGCCCGAAAAATCCTGTTGGCACAGATACCGTTTATGGTACTGTATTGAGTTCTGTACCCGTTGTGCCGGACGGGCAATATTATACCTGGGACCTGACAACTGTGCAATTGGCCAGCTATAAGTACTATGCTAAATTCTCGGCAGCAACAAATTTTGCCAATGCCAATTTTGCAAACCTGGCATATGTTGAGTCTGCAGGTGTAACATACGAGACCAACCTGATGTTCTCTATTGATGCTACCGGTATCAAAACACAAGGTGAGCGTATCGACCGCCAGGCATTTTCCCTGGCTGCACAAGGGGGTGCTCCTACTGATAGCCTGGTGGTATTGAAGCAGGATGTAATATATTCTGCACCGCAGGTGCAGATGCCTTACCCTTGTACTATAGGTACCAAGTGGAACTCAACTTCCAACAGCAGTACGAACATGACCTTATCGTACAAACTCCCTTCGCCATTGCCGCCGCTCACCAATGCTCCGGCTCAGCGTAAGTCTATCACTACTTCTACCAACGAAGTTGTGGGCTGGGGCTTTATGAGGATCAAACGCCCGTCTGACGGTAAGCCATGTGGTGCTGAGGCAGTACTGGAGGTTAAAACAACACTCTCTGTAAAAGATAGCCTGTACCTGAACGGCGCTCCTGCAGATCCGTTGCTGATGCAACAGGTAGGCCTGACACAAGGACAAACAAATACTGTTTATCAGAAAAGTTTCTATCGCTGGAATGAGATGCTGCCAATGGTGAACATCACATTTACTGATGCAACATTTGCAACCATGAAGGACGTGAACATTCATCCTCAGCGCCTGCGTTATCCTGATAATGTAGATGACATAGCACCTGCAGCAATGGCCCAGGTATTCCCTAATCCGGGTAATGGTAACTTTACGGTCAGACAACCTGAAGCTGTTAATGGAACCTGGACATACAACATTACCGACATTACCGGAAAAACAGTAAGTACAGGTACACTGAAGCAAGCGGAAACTAAAATATCGCTGAAAGGTTCTGTTGCTCCGGGTACTTATATTATGAACATAGCAAAAAATGGCACTTCTGTAAGCGGACACAAACTTGAGATACAATAA
- the carB gene encoding carbamoyl-phosphate synthase large subunit, translated as MPRDTSIKTVLIIGSGPIVIGQACEFDYSGSQAARSLREEGVKVILINSNPATIMTDPIMADRVYLLPLTVESIEQILQENEIDAVLPTMGGQTALNLAKDVDELGIWKQYNIKLIGVDIKAIDKAEDRELFRQWMIEMGIQVAQAKTANSLLEGKEFAQEIGLPIVIRPSFTLGGSGGGFVMHKEDLEAALDHGLKSSPIHEVLVEKAVLGWKEFELELLRDSRDNVAIICSVENFDPMGIHTGDSITVAPAMTLSDTAMQLMRDTAVRIMRDLGNFAGGCNIQFALNPETEELIAIEINPRVSRSSALASKATGYPIAKIAAKLAIGYSLDELKNQITQSTSAYFEPALDYVIVKMPRWNFDKFKGADDTLGLQMKSVGEVMAIGRTFPEALQKACQSLENNAIGLTSITSGKMHVDELLESLKRPTWDRVFKIKDALSAGVSIKTIREATLIDRWFLYQIQDIVKMENRIKEYKHLENMPEDMLREAKIMGFSDEQIAMLVKDCTAEEVYERRKKANIKRVYKMVDTCSAEFAAQTPYYYSTFESSAISSETRGDLVFNESISSDRKKVIVLGSGPNRIGQGIEFDYCCTHGLLAAKECGYEAIMVNCNPETVSTDFDIADKLYFEPVYWEHLWEIIEHEQPYGVIVQLGGQTALKMAARLHEKGIKIIGSSYDSMDIAEDRGRFSDLLKEMNIPYPKYGTAYNTDEAMEVAKEVGYPVLVRPSYVLGGQRMRIVINDEELEKGVLSLLKHLPGNKILIDHFLDRCQEAEVDAICDGEDVHIMGIMEHIEPAGIHSGDSHAVLPSFNLGQLEVDEMVDYAKKIALRLNVKGLINIQFAIKEGKVYVIEANPRASRTTPFIAKAYGVPYLNIATKIMLGENKLKDFKMENKLDGYAVKEPVFSFNKFPRVNKELGPEMKSTGEAIRFIKNLRDPWFRTLYKERSMHLSK; from the coding sequence ATGCCACGCGACACTTCCATTAAGACTGTATTGATCATTGGTTCAGGGCCTATCGTTATCGGCCAGGCTTGCGAGTTCGACTATTCGGGCTCACAGGCAGCGCGCAGCCTGCGCGAAGAGGGCGTTAAAGTGATACTTATCAACTCTAACCCCGCAACGATAATGACAGACCCCATCATGGCCGACAGGGTGTACCTGTTGCCACTGACGGTAGAAAGTATTGAGCAGATACTGCAGGAGAACGAGATAGACGCAGTATTGCCTACCATGGGCGGACAGACAGCGCTGAACCTTGCCAAAGATGTGGACGAGCTGGGCATATGGAAACAATACAATATTAAGCTCATTGGTGTAGACATCAAAGCTATCGACAAGGCCGAGGACAGGGAACTGTTCCGCCAGTGGATGATAGAAATGGGCATACAGGTAGCACAGGCCAAAACGGCTAACTCGCTACTGGAAGGTAAAGAGTTCGCGCAGGAAATAGGCCTGCCGATAGTGATACGCCCCTCGTTTACACTGGGTGGCAGCGGCGGTGGTTTCGTTATGCACAAGGAAGACCTGGAAGCTGCACTGGATCACGGACTGAAATCATCTCCTATACATGAGGTGCTGGTAGAAAAAGCCGTACTGGGCTGGAAAGAGTTTGAGCTGGAGCTGCTGCGCGACAGCAGGGACAACGTAGCCATCATCTGCTCGGTAGAGAACTTCGATCCCATGGGTATCCACACGGGAGATAGTATCACCGTAGCCCCGGCCATGACATTGAGCGACACGGCTATGCAGCTGATGCGCGATACGGCTGTCCGTATCATGCGCGACCTGGGTAACTTTGCCGGTGGTTGTAACATACAGTTCGCACTGAACCCTGAAACGGAAGAACTGATAGCGATTGAGATCAACCCGCGCGTGAGCCGTTCTTCGGCACTGGCTTCTAAAGCAACCGGATACCCCATTGCCAAGATAGCCGCCAAACTGGCCATCGGCTACTCGCTGGACGAGCTGAAGAACCAGATCACGCAGAGCACATCGGCCTACTTTGAGCCTGCGCTGGACTACGTAATAGTAAAAATGCCCCGCTGGAACTTCGATAAGTTCAAGGGAGCTGACGATACACTGGGCCTGCAGATGAAATCGGTAGGTGAGGTAATGGCCATTGGCCGCACCTTCCCCGAGGCATTGCAGAAAGCCTGCCAGAGCCTGGAGAACAACGCAATAGGCCTGACATCTATCACCAGCGGCAAAATGCATGTTGACGAACTGCTGGAATCACTGAAACGTCCTACCTGGGACAGGGTATTCAAAATAAAAGACGCGCTTTCTGCGGGTGTATCTATCAAAACCATCCGCGAGGCTACCTTGATAGACCGCTGGTTCCTGTACCAGATACAGGACATCGTGAAGATGGAGAACAGGATAAAAGAATACAAGCACCTGGAGAATATGCCGGAAGATATGCTGCGCGAAGCCAAGATCATGGGCTTCAGCGACGAGCAGATAGCCATGCTGGTAAAAGACTGTACGGCTGAGGAAGTGTACGAGCGCAGGAAGAAAGCGAACATAAAGAGGGTATATAAAATGGTGGATACCTGCAGCGCCGAGTTTGCAGCCCAGACACCATATTACTACAGTACTTTTGAGAGTTCAGCCATATCTTCTGAAACACGCGGCGACCTGGTATTCAACGAAAGTATCAGCTCTGACAGGAAAAAAGTGATCGTTCTGGGTTCGGGCCCGAACCGTATAGGCCAGGGTATCGAGTTCGACTATTGCTGTACACACGGCCTGCTGGCTGCCAAAGAATGTGGTTACGAGGCGATCATGGTGAACTGTAACCCCGAGACGGTATCAACCGATTTTGATATAGCAGACAAACTGTACTTTGAACCGGTATACTGGGAGCACCTGTGGGAGATAATAGAACACGAACAACCTTATGGTGTAATAGTGCAGTTGGGCGGACAGACCGCCCTGAAAATGGCGGCACGCCTGCACGAAAAAGGCATTAAAATAATAGGTTCTTCATACGACAGTATGGATATAGCCGAAGACCGCGGCCGTTTCAGCGACCTGTTGAAAGAAATGAACATTCCTTATCCTAAATACGGTACGGCTTATAATACCGACGAAGCTATGGAAGTAGCCAAGGAAGTAGGATATCCCGTACTGGTGCGCCCTTCCTATGTACTGGGTGGCCAAAGGATGCGAATCGTTATTAATGACGAAGAACTGGAGAAAGGTGTACTCAGTCTGCTGAAACACCTGCCCGGCAATAAGATACTGATCGACCACTTCCTGGACCGTTGCCAGGAGGCTGAGGTAGATGCAATATGCGATGGTGAGGATGTACACATTATGGGTATCATGGAGCACATTGAGCCTGCCGGTATTCATAGCGGAGACAGCCACGCGGTATTGCCTTCCTTCAACCTGGGCCAACTGGAAGTAGACGAAATGGTGGACTATGCAAAGAAAATAGCTTTACGCCTGAATGTGAAAGGGCTTATCAACATACAGTTTGCCATAAAAGAAGGTAAGGTATATGTGATAGAGGCCAACCCGCGTGCCAGCCGTACCACACCGTTCATAGCCAAAGCATACGGTGTGCCTTACCTGAACATTGCTACTAAGATCATGTTGGGTGAGAACAAACTGAAAGACTTCAAAATGGAAAATAAACTGGATGGTTACGCAGTAAAAGAGCCGGTATTCAGTTTCAATAAATTCCCCAGAGTTAATAAAGAACTGGGTCCTGAAATGAAGAGCACAGGTGAAGCAATACGTTTCATCAAAAACCTGCGCGACCCATGGTTCAGGACGTTGTACAAAGAGCGTAGCATGCACCTGAGTAAGTAG
- a CDS encoding acyl-CoA thioesterase yields MKEKHPKDTYNVMSELVLPNDTNTLGNLMGGKLMHWMDIAAAISAQRHCNCPVVTASIDNVSFNNPIKLGNVLTIEAKVTRSFNTSMEIYLKVWGEDLSAQYKYLTNEAYATFVALDPNGRPRKVPKLVPETEDEQKMYDGALRRRQVRLILGGKMSPDDADELRSLFIPK; encoded by the coding sequence ATGAAAGAGAAACATCCTAAAGACACGTATAATGTTATGTCAGAATTGGTATTGCCCAACGATACCAATACACTGGGCAACCTGATGGGTGGTAAGCTGATGCACTGGATGGACATTGCGGCTGCTATTTCGGCACAGAGGCATTGTAACTGCCCCGTAGTCACGGCATCAATAGATAATGTTTCGTTCAACAATCCCATAAAGCTGGGCAATGTATTGACCATAGAGGCGAAAGTGACCCGCTCATTCAATACCTCTATGGAAATATACCTGAAGGTATGGGGAGAAGACCTGTCGGCACAATACAAATACCTGACCAACGAGGCCTATGCTACCTTTGTAGCGCTGGACCCTAACGGCAGGCCCCGTAAAGTACCAAAACTGGTACCCGAAACAGAAGATGAGCAAAAGATGTATGACGGCGCACTGCGCCGCAGGCAAGTACGCCTGATACTGGGCGGCAAAATGAGCCCGGACGATGCAGATGAACTACGCTCATTATTCATCCCTAAATAG
- a CDS encoding TonB-dependent receptor, with product MKKQLLAALGLATLSIQHVQAQSMSSSLDSVLIKENRITEPYGKHNRNIEIMDSRQVLALPVKNVNELLSYVAGVDLRQRGPAGTQSDMSIDGSTFDQVLVLVNGVKMSDPQTGHHMLNLPIPLSAIDHIEIVRGPAARTYGIYALAGAINIVTKSPVKDEVFAQAYSGSSLKQDTATGKTYLGWGAQASASIAGKKQSHIISLSHDEGNGYRYNTGYNAYRLYYQNRININDKNSIEAMGGYINNDFGANAYYAAPVDAEATEKVQTALGSIKYTYKPSKKVSISPRVSYRYNNDDYIFVRQNPALYHNIHETNVLTGEVQSTIRLNKGIIGAGVEYRNEDINSTNLGKRQRNNLGIYAEYKHYFSDKLNASAGLYANKNSDYDWEVFPGVDAGYTIARDWKLFVNATTGQRLPTYTDLYYKGPANIGNTQLKPEYANYGEGGLQYDKQSIFVRAAYFYRRSTDFIDWVRATNTDPWQPQNFQTINTQGITMQSVIDLGKLAHLSGNYDVKLNANYTYLSPVVESPTSEISKYAIEALRHQATVKLTSVLYKHVQANIAYRYLYRINANDYTLLDLRIGYTFKNILLYADVNNILDAQYKEVGAVPMPGRWMTIGARFNTVWK from the coding sequence ATGAAGAAGCAACTGCTGGCGGCATTAGGCCTGGCCACATTATCAATTCAGCATGTACAGGCACAGTCCATGTCATCATCATTGGACTCTGTGCTTATCAAAGAGAACCGTATAACAGAGCCTTACGGTAAACACAACAGGAACATCGAGATCATGGATAGTCGACAGGTACTGGCACTCCCTGTAAAGAATGTCAACGAACTGCTGTCTTATGTAGCGGGTGTAGACCTTCGTCAACGTGGCCCTGCTGGCACTCAGTCTGACATGAGTATTGACGGCAGTACCTTCGACCAGGTACTGGTGCTGGTAAACGGTGTTAAGATGTCTGACCCGCAAACGGGCCACCACATGCTCAACCTGCCCATACCACTTTCAGCTATCGACCATATTGAGATAGTACGTGGCCCTGCGGCCCGTACCTATGGTATCTATGCATTGGCTGGCGCTATCAACATAGTTACCAAGTCACCGGTAAAAGACGAGGTGTTTGCACAGGCTTATTCGGGTAGTAGCCTGAAACAGGATACAGCTACCGGTAAAACTTACCTGGGCTGGGGCGCACAGGCATCAGCATCTATAGCCGGCAAAAAGCAGTCGCACATCATATCACTCTCGCACGACGAGGGTAATGGTTACAGGTACAATACAGGCTATAACGCTTACAGGCTGTACTACCAGAACCGTATTAACATCAACGACAAGAACAGCATTGAAGCTATGGGTGGTTATATCAATAACGACTTTGGTGCTAATGCTTATTACGCAGCCCCTGTTGATGCAGAAGCAACTGAAAAAGTGCAGACTGCTTTAGGTAGCATCAAGTACACATACAAGCCTTCTAAAAAGGTATCTATCAGCCCGCGTGTAAGCTACAGGTACAATAACGATGATTATATTTTCGTACGCCAGAACCCGGCCCTGTACCACAACATACACGAAACCAATGTGCTGACAGGAGAAGTTCAAAGTACCATACGCCTGAACAAGGGCATCATAGGTGCGGGTGTTGAATACCGTAACGAGGACATCAACAGTACTAACCTGGGCAAGCGCCAGCGTAACAACCTAGGTATCTATGCCGAGTACAAGCATTACTTTTCTGATAAGTTGAATGCAAGTGCGGGCCTGTATGCCAATAAGAACAGCGACTACGACTGGGAAGTATTTCCAGGAGTAGATGCAGGCTACACAATAGCCCGCGACTGGAAACTGTTTGTGAATGCCACTACAGGGCAGCGCCTGCCTACTTATACCGACCTGTATTATAAAGGTCCGGCCAATATAGGTAATACGCAGCTGAAACCAGAGTATGCCAACTATGGCGAGGGTGGATTACAGTATGACAAACAAAGCATATTTGTAAGAGCTGCTTACTTCTACCGCAGGTCTACCGATTTTATCGACTGGGTAAGAGCTACCAATACAGACCCCTGGCAGCCGCAAAACTTCCAGACCATCAATACACAGGGCATTACGATGCAGTCGGTTATCGACCTGGGTAAACTTGCCCACCTGTCCGGCAACTATGATGTGAAATTGAATGCTAACTATACTTACCTGAGCCCTGTGGTAGAATCACCCACAAGCGAGATATCCAAATACGCTATCGAAGCGCTTCGACACCAGGCGACCGTTAAGCTGACATCTGTGCTGTATAAACATGTACAGGCCAATATCGCTTACAGGTACCTGTACCGCATCAATGCCAATGACTATACCCTGCTGGATCTGAGGATAGGTTATACCTTTAAGAATATCCTCCTGTATGCAGATGTGAATAATATACTGGACGCGCAATACAAAGAGGTGGGAGCCGTGCCTATGCCGGGCCGCTGGATGACCATAGGAGCACGATTTAACACGGTATGGAAATAA
- a CDS encoding insulinase family protein gives MILDRTQAPKIHDAIEFDYVLPPVNTQTLDNGLPLYWLNAGVQEVVEVDWVFPAGLWYEQKEGVAQAVAGLLKNGTSKRNAKEINEALEFYGASVRVKPGNDNATVSLFCMTKHLPQLLPVIFELLTESIFPQEELDIYKQNTIQRLLVSLRECDFVANQQIDALLFGEHHPYGRYTKRAVIETLTREDLQTFHKKSYDLSGVKIFMAGKVSEQDTKCINEVFGKIAVNPTALEVPTFTAETIAERRHHIMNDENGVQGAIRIGSLFPNRHHPDFAPMVVANTLFGGYFGSRLMSNIREDKGYTYGIYSSTTPMLNGGSLIIQTEVGRNVVEAAVKEIYHEMDVICNEKADDDELLLVKNYLLGNLLGDLDGPFHIIQRWRMLILNGLTIEHFNRNVQIYKSITANEVQALAQKYLNKDNFHEVVVI, from the coding sequence ATGATATTAGACAGGACACAAGCACCCAAAATACACGATGCGATAGAGTTTGATTATGTATTGCCACCGGTAAATACACAAACGCTGGATAACGGACTACCACTCTACTGGCTCAATGCCGGTGTGCAGGAAGTGGTGGAAGTGGATTGGGTTTTCCCGGCGGGGCTGTGGTATGAGCAAAAAGAAGGTGTTGCACAAGCTGTAGCCGGACTGTTGAAGAACGGCACCTCAAAGCGCAATGCTAAGGAGATAAACGAGGCATTGGAGTTCTATGGCGCTTCAGTCAGGGTTAAGCCGGGCAATGATAATGCTACCGTGTCGCTGTTCTGTATGACCAAACACCTGCCCCAATTGCTGCCGGTAATATTCGAACTGCTGACGGAAAGTATCTTTCCCCAGGAAGAGCTGGACATCTATAAGCAGAATACAATACAAAGGTTGCTGGTGAGCCTGCGTGAATGTGATTTTGTAGCCAACCAACAGATAGACGCACTACTGTTTGGTGAACATCACCCCTACGGACGTTATACCAAACGTGCAGTGATCGAGACACTGACGCGCGAAGACCTGCAAACGTTTCACAAAAAAAGCTACGACCTGTCAGGAGTAAAAATATTCATGGCGGGTAAGGTAAGTGAGCAGGACACAAAATGTATCAACGAAGTGTTTGGTAAAATAGCTGTGAACCCAACAGCATTGGAAGTACCTACCTTTACTGCCGAAACTATTGCAGAGCGCAGGCATCATATCATGAATGATGAAAATGGTGTACAGGGTGCGATACGTATAGGTAGCTTGTTCCCCAACAGGCACCACCCAGACTTTGCACCTATGGTAGTAGCTAATACCTTGTTCGGTGGTTATTTCGGCTCCAGGCTGATGAGCAACATACGCGAAGACAAGGGCTATACCTATGGTATATATAGTAGTACTACGCCAATGCTTAACGGTGGCTCCCTGATTATACAAACAGAAGTAGGCAGGAATGTGGTAGAAGCGGCTGTGAAAGAGATATACCACGAGATGGATGTGATATGTAATGAAAAAGCGGATGATGATGAACTGCTGCTGGTGAAGAACTACCTGCTGGGCAACCTGCTGGGCGACCTGGATGGTCCTTTCCACATCATACAGCGCTGGCGTATGCTCATCCTCAACGGGCTGACCATAGAGCACTTCAATCGTAACGTACAGATATACAAATCTATTACTGCAAATGAGGTACAGGCACTAGCACAAAAATATCTGAACAAGGATAATTTCCATGAGGTGGTGGTCATATAA